The proteins below are encoded in one region of Micromonospora sp. DSM 45708:
- a CDS encoding putative RNA methyltransferase, whose protein sequence is MFPPVLARLRCPVCAEPLAEATAGTTRVLRCPRGHSFDTARQGYVNLLAGRAPHSGDSAEMVAARADFLAAGHYDTVAAALAAAAAPVAAGHPYPLVVEPGAGTGHYLAAVLAALPDAAGLALDVSKPALRRAARAHPRAAAALADTWQRLPLADRSVAVLLNVFAPRNGPEFHRVLDPAGALLVVTPAADHLAELVDALDLLRVDPAKADRVAGSLGAHFVEESAGEHRARLALTRAEVTTLVGMGPSAWHTDPRRLAARIAALPEPAPVTLAVRLGTHRPR, encoded by the coding sequence CTGTTCCCCCCGGTGCTGGCCCGGCTGCGCTGCCCGGTCTGCGCCGAGCCGCTGGCCGAGGCCACCGCCGGCACCACCCGCGTGCTGCGCTGCCCGCGCGGGCACAGCTTCGACACCGCCCGGCAGGGGTACGTCAACCTGCTCGCCGGCCGGGCCCCGCACAGCGGGGACAGCGCCGAGATGGTCGCCGCCCGGGCCGACTTCCTCGCCGCCGGCCACTACGACACCGTCGCCGCCGCGCTGGCCGCCGCCGCGGCACCTGTCGCGGCCGGCCACCCGTACCCGCTGGTGGTGGAGCCCGGCGCGGGGACCGGGCACTACCTCGCGGCGGTGCTGGCGGCGCTGCCGGACGCCGCCGGCCTGGCGCTGGACGTCTCCAAGCCGGCGCTGCGCCGCGCGGCCCGCGCCCATCCACGGGCCGCCGCGGCGCTGGCCGACACCTGGCAGCGGCTGCCGCTCGCCGACCGGTCGGTGGCCGTGCTGCTGAACGTGTTCGCGCCGCGCAACGGCCCGGAGTTCCACCGGGTGCTCGACCCGGCCGGCGCGCTGCTGGTGGTCACCCCCGCCGCCGACCACCTCGCCGAGCTGGTCGACGCGCTCGACCTGCTGCGGGTGGACCCGGCCAAGGCCGACCGGGTCGCCGGCAGCCTGGGCGCCCACTTCGTCGAGGAGTCCGCCGGCGAGCACCGGGCCCGGCTGGCGCTGACCCGCGCCGAGGTCACCACGCTCGTCGGGATGGGCCCCAGCGCCTGGCACACCGACCCGCGACGGCTCGCCGCGCGGATCGCCGCGCTGCCCGAGCCGGCCCCGGTCACGCTCGCCGTCCGGCTCGGCACGCACCGCCCCCGCTAG
- a CDS encoding DUF4272 domain-containing protein, with the protein MRVSAPDPRAVREASLDELSRLGLPLPPPQFPLVWEPGDEIELRPTPEIEARIAVLHLILARCFGMPPQAAMSWLLESHLVEMLTAPEWQFVMGGRGDHRSFVLHHDALFSLAWVLGLSKQLDPTVPVDERLVERMPNLVTGETFAQWRARILAAPQHPAHAAALLDLHYCLDWAYLETEQVGGALPGLVDANAIGQRRWALEWAVVLRGPYHDEPPGWEEVDLST; encoded by the coding sequence TTGCGCGTATCCGCTCCCGACCCCCGGGCCGTCCGTGAGGCGAGCCTCGACGAGCTGTCCCGGCTGGGTCTTCCGCTGCCCCCACCGCAGTTCCCGCTGGTCTGGGAGCCGGGTGACGAGATCGAGCTGCGTCCCACGCCGGAGATCGAGGCGCGCATCGCGGTGCTGCACCTGATCCTGGCCCGCTGTTTCGGGATGCCCCCGCAGGCCGCGATGAGCTGGCTGCTGGAGTCGCACCTGGTGGAGATGCTGACGGCACCGGAGTGGCAGTTCGTGATGGGCGGCCGGGGCGACCACCGGTCGTTCGTGCTGCACCACGACGCGCTCTTCTCGCTGGCCTGGGTGCTCGGCCTGAGCAAGCAGCTCGATCCGACCGTGCCGGTGGACGAGCGGTTGGTCGAGCGGATGCCGAACCTGGTCACCGGCGAGACGTTCGCGCAGTGGCGGGCCCGGATCCTGGCCGCCCCGCAGCATCCCGCCCACGCCGCCGCCCTGCTCGACCTGCACTACTGCCTGGACTGGGCGTACCTGGAGACCGAGCAGGTCGGCGGCGCGCTGCCGGGGCTGGTGGACGCGAACGCGATCGGGCAGCGCCGGTGGGCGCTGGAGTGGGCGGTGGTGCTGCGCGGGCCGTACCACGACGAGCCCCCCGGTTGGGAAGAGGTCGACCTCTCCACCTAG
- a CDS encoding thymidine phosphorylase, whose protein sequence is MSAFTAVDVIRAKRDGGVLGDGQIDWVVDAYTKGLVADEQMSALAMAILLRGMTGPEIARWTAAMIASGERLDLSPVARPTVDKHSTGGVGDKITLPLTPLVAACGAAVPQLSGRGLGHTGGTLDKLESIPGWRAALSNDEFIAQLRDVGAVICAAGDGLAPADRKLYALRDVTGTVEAIPLIASSIMSKKIAEGTGALVLDVKVGSGAFMKNADDARELARTMVELGGAHGVRTVALLTDMSTPLGLAVGNAVEVTESVEVLAGGGPADVVELTLALAREMLDAAGLPDADPAAALRDGRAMDAWRAMIRAQGGDPDAPMPTANEVELVTADEDGWVAEVDAYAIGVAAWRLGAGRARKEDPVSVPAGVVLHKRPGDPVRAGDPLFELRAEHAERIPAALEQARGAFRVAPAAPATTPLVIERIG, encoded by the coding sequence GTGAGTGCTTTTACGGCGGTTGACGTCATCCGGGCGAAGCGGGACGGGGGGGTGCTGGGCGACGGGCAGATCGACTGGGTGGTCGACGCGTACACCAAGGGGTTGGTGGCCGACGAGCAGATGTCGGCGCTGGCGATGGCGATCCTGCTGCGCGGCATGACCGGCCCGGAGATCGCCAGGTGGACCGCCGCCATGATCGCCAGCGGTGAGCGGCTGGACCTGTCGCCGGTGGCCCGGCCGACTGTCGACAAGCACTCCACCGGCGGTGTGGGCGACAAGATCACCCTGCCGCTGACGCCGCTGGTCGCGGCGTGCGGCGCGGCGGTCCCGCAGCTCTCCGGCCGGGGCCTCGGCCACACCGGCGGCACGCTGGACAAGCTGGAGTCGATCCCGGGCTGGCGGGCGGCGCTGAGCAACGACGAGTTCATCGCCCAGCTCCGCGACGTGGGCGCGGTCATCTGCGCGGCCGGCGACGGGCTCGCCCCGGCCGACCGCAAGCTGTACGCGCTGCGCGACGTCACCGGCACGGTCGAGGCGATCCCGCTGATCGCCAGCTCGATCATGAGCAAGAAGATCGCCGAGGGCACGGGCGCGCTGGTGCTCGACGTCAAGGTCGGCTCCGGCGCGTTCATGAAGAACGCCGACGACGCCCGCGAGCTGGCCCGCACCATGGTCGAGCTGGGCGGTGCGCACGGGGTGCGCACGGTCGCCCTGCTCACCGACATGTCCACCCCGCTCGGCCTGGCCGTCGGCAACGCGGTCGAGGTGACCGAGTCGGTGGAGGTGCTGGCCGGCGGTGGCCCGGCCGACGTGGTGGAGCTGACCCTGGCGCTGGCCCGGGAGATGCTCGACGCGGCCGGCCTGCCGGACGCCGACCCGGCCGCCGCGCTGCGCGACGGGCGGGCCATGGACGCGTGGCGCGCCATGATCCGCGCGCAGGGCGGCGACCCGGACGCCCCGATGCCGACCGCCAACGAGGTCGAGCTGGTCACCGCGGACGAGGACGGCTGGGTGGCCGAGGTCGACGCGTACGCGATCGGGGTGGCCGCCTGGCGGCTCGGCGCCGGCCGGGCCCGCAAGGAGGACCCGGTCAGCGTCCCGGCCGGGGTGGTGCTGCACAAGCGCCCCGGCGACCCGGTACGCGCCGGCGACCCGCTGTTCGAGCTGCGCGCCGAGCACGCCGAGCGGATTCCGGCGGCGCTGGAGCAGGCACGCGGGGCGTTCCGGGTGGCGCCGGCGGCCCCGGCCACGACGCCGCTGGTCATCGAGCGCATCGGTTGA
- a CDS encoding cytidine deaminase produces MGVVMDIDWERLRAAATEVMRHAYVPYSNFPVGAAALVDDGRVVVGCNVENAAYGVVLCAECGVVSSLHATGGGRIVALSCVDATGEPLMPCGRCRQLLWEQGGPECLIEAKGGPLRMAELLPHAFDVADIEAVTGEHPVPVVPDRLAAWRGRGTVFVHPDLSAGQQVWTAYWERSAGDTEGAETGVLEEGPTWDDPAGAIEWGAARTPRVVVVDASGAIFWAGEGEPPSEIPVRWGG; encoded by the coding sequence ATGGGAGTCGTGATGGACATCGACTGGGAGCGGCTGCGAGCCGCCGCCACCGAGGTGATGCGGCACGCGTACGTGCCGTACTCGAACTTCCCGGTCGGGGCTGCCGCCCTGGTCGACGACGGCCGGGTGGTGGTCGGCTGCAACGTGGAGAACGCCGCGTACGGGGTGGTGCTCTGCGCCGAGTGCGGCGTGGTCTCCTCGCTGCACGCCACCGGTGGCGGCCGGATCGTGGCGCTGTCCTGCGTCGACGCGACCGGCGAGCCGCTGATGCCGTGTGGCCGGTGCCGGCAGCTGCTCTGGGAGCAGGGCGGGCCGGAGTGCCTGATCGAGGCGAAGGGCGGCCCGCTGCGGATGGCCGAGCTGCTGCCGCACGCGTTCGACGTGGCCGACATCGAGGCGGTGACCGGCGAGCACCCGGTGCCGGTGGTGCCGGACCGGCTGGCCGCCTGGCGGGGGCGCGGCACGGTGTTCGTGCACCCGGACCTCTCGGCCGGGCAGCAGGTCTGGACGGCGTACTGGGAGCGGTCGGCCGGGGACACCGAGGGCGCCGAGACCGGGGTGCTGGAGGAGGGCCCGACCTGGGACGATCCGGCCGGGGCGATCGAGTGGGGGGCGGCCCGGACGCCGCGTGTGGTCGTGGTGGACGCGTCGGGCGCGATCTTCTGGGCCGGTGAGGGTGAGCCGCCCTCGGAGATTCCGGTTCGGTGGGGTGGTTGA
- a CDS encoding ABC transporter permease, with translation MSTTAVPDVAVTVVDEGFWTRARKAGAVLLALGVLAAVLFGALATDQQARFTLSETEGGAALEINGTVGAILFGVIAAAAGAALLAGVPKRWFTLLLGAGLVAFVLSFLCWQVSAAPEGRNFMPLVNVVRGTFVLALPLIFGALAGVLCERSGVVNVAIEGQLLMGAFSGALFGSISGSVWVGLVAAAIGGAFISLLLAVFAIRYLVDQVVMGIVLNLLAVGITGFLYERLMATDAAKYNSAPRFSNWEIPLLKDIPLLGPALFRGNIFLYLGLLLVLVIHLALFRTRWGLRTRSVGEHPTAADTLGVKVLRLRYRNVIMAGLVAGVGGASYTLALYSFTKNMIGGKGFIALAALIFGRWSPTGALLAALFFGFADQLATYLGAIGSSIPSQFLAMLPYLATILAVAGLVGKVRAPAADGKPYIKG, from the coding sequence ATGTCCACCACCGCTGTCCCCGACGTCGCGGTCACCGTGGTCGACGAGGGTTTCTGGACGCGGGCCCGCAAGGCCGGAGCCGTCCTGCTGGCGCTGGGCGTACTCGCGGCGGTGCTGTTCGGGGCGCTCGCCACCGACCAGCAGGCCCGCTTCACGCTCAGCGAGACCGAGGGCGGCGCCGCCCTGGAGATCAACGGCACGGTCGGCGCGATCCTGTTCGGCGTGATCGCCGCCGCGGCCGGGGCCGCGCTGCTGGCCGGCGTGCCGAAGCGCTGGTTCACGCTGCTGCTCGGCGCCGGGCTGGTCGCCTTCGTGCTGAGCTTCCTGTGCTGGCAGGTCTCCGCCGCCCCCGAGGGGCGCAACTTCATGCCGCTGGTCAACGTCGTGCGGGGCACGTTCGTCCTGGCGCTGCCGCTGATCTTCGGCGCGCTGGCCGGCGTGCTCTGCGAGCGCTCCGGCGTGGTCAACGTGGCGATCGAGGGGCAGTTGCTGATGGGCGCGTTCTCCGGCGCGCTGTTCGGCAGCATCTCCGGCAGCGTCTGGGTGGGCCTGGTGGCCGCCGCGATCGGCGGCGCGTTCATCTCGCTGCTGCTGGCCGTGTTCGCCATCCGCTACCTGGTCGACCAGGTGGTCATGGGCATCGTGCTGAACCTGCTGGCGGTCGGCATCACCGGCTTCCTCTACGAGCGGTTGATGGCGACCGACGCGGCGAAGTACAACAGCGCGCCGCGCTTCAGCAACTGGGAGATCCCGCTGCTGAAGGACATCCCGCTGCTCGGTCCGGCGCTGTTCCGGGGCAACATCTTCCTCTACCTGGGCCTGCTGCTGGTGCTGGTGATCCACCTGGCGCTGTTCCGGACCCGGTGGGGCCTGCGGACCCGGTCGGTGGGCGAGCACCCGACCGCCGCCGACACGCTCGGCGTGAAGGTGCTGCGGCTGCGCTACCGCAACGTGATCATGGCCGGTCTGGTGGCCGGCGTCGGCGGGGCGTCGTACACGCTGGCGCTCTACTCGTTCACCAAGAACATGATCGGCGGCAAGGGCTTCATCGCCCTGGCCGCGCTGATCTTCGGCCGGTGGAGCCCGACCGGGGCGCTGCTCGCGGCGCTCTTCTTCGGCTTCGCCGACCAGCTCGCCACCTACCTGGGCGCGATCGGCAGCAGCATCCCGAGCCAGTTCCTGGCGATGCTGCCGTACCTGGCGACGATCCTGGCGGTGGCCGGGCTGGTCGGCAAGGTCCGGGCGCCGGCCGCCGACGGCAAGCCGTACATCAAGGGCTGA
- a CDS encoding ABC transporter permease, with amino-acid sequence MTNPNPASGSPDKEPATEALQARSEARATPTAPAGDTERAVTTTVTKQPPAEGPRPSLGRLFLENLWAANTVTVTVLAVVLAMLVGAVLIIVSDPDVLATYGYITARPADALSASWTVVSEAYANLFKGAVFDPDAVGFTAAMSPISETLTYTAPLVFTGLSVALAFRGGLFNIGAQGQATIGVILAAVAGFALPLPPGVHLLVALIAGALGGALWGFVPGILKARTGAHEVINTIMLNYVAVYFLSWIIIQAGVQNPTRSDAISKPVESSAQLPRLLGDNLRVHAGILLAVLATWFIAWLLNRSTLGFELRAVGANPDAARTAGISVTKTYVLVMVIAGLLAGLGGSNMVLGSTANALTPLVVAQIGFDGILVALLGRVKPWGVLLAALLFGALQAGGNRMQSYSGISLELVTVLQALIVIFIAAPALVKAIFQLRAARAARLQTSLAKGW; translated from the coding sequence ATGACGAACCCGAACCCGGCGTCGGGCTCCCCGGACAAGGAGCCGGCGACCGAGGCGCTCCAGGCGCGCAGCGAGGCCCGCGCGACGCCGACCGCGCCGGCCGGCGACACCGAGCGGGCGGTCACCACCACCGTGACGAAGCAGCCGCCGGCCGAGGGGCCCCGGCCCAGCCTGGGCCGGCTCTTCCTGGAGAACCTCTGGGCGGCCAACACGGTCACCGTGACCGTGCTCGCGGTGGTGCTGGCGATGCTGGTCGGCGCGGTGCTGATCATCGTCTCCGACCCGGACGTGCTGGCCACCTACGGCTACATCACCGCCCGCCCGGCGGACGCGTTGAGCGCGAGCTGGACCGTGGTCAGCGAGGCGTACGCGAACCTGTTCAAGGGCGCGGTCTTCGACCCGGACGCGGTCGGCTTCACCGCCGCGATGAGCCCGATCTCGGAGACGCTCACCTACACCGCGCCGCTGGTCTTCACCGGTCTGTCGGTGGCGCTGGCGTTCCGTGGCGGCCTGTTCAACATCGGCGCCCAGGGCCAGGCGACCATCGGCGTCATCCTCGCCGCCGTGGCCGGCTTCGCGCTGCCGCTGCCGCCCGGCGTGCACCTGCTGGTGGCGCTGATCGCCGGCGCGCTCGGCGGTGCGCTCTGGGGCTTCGTCCCGGGCATCCTCAAGGCGCGTACCGGCGCCCACGAGGTGATCAACACGATCATGCTCAACTACGTGGCGGTCTACTTCCTCTCCTGGATCATCATCCAGGCCGGGGTGCAGAACCCGACGCGGTCGGACGCGATCAGCAAGCCGGTCGAGTCCTCCGCGCAACTGCCCCGACTGCTCGGCGACAACCTGCGGGTGCACGCGGGCATCCTGCTCGCGGTGCTGGCCACCTGGTTCATCGCCTGGCTGCTCAACCGCTCGACGCTCGGCTTCGAGCTGCGCGCGGTGGGCGCGAACCCGGACGCCGCCCGGACCGCCGGCATCAGCGTCACCAAGACGTACGTGCTGGTGATGGTGATCGCCGGTCTGCTGGCCGGCCTCGGCGGCTCGAACATGGTGCTCGGCTCCACCGCCAACGCGCTGACCCCGCTGGTGGTCGCGCAGATCGGCTTCGACGGCATCCTGGTCGCGCTGCTGGGCCGGGTGAAGCCGTGGGGCGTGCTGCTGGCCGCGCTGCTGTTCGGGGCGCTCCAGGCGGGCGGCAACCGGATGCAGTCGTACTCCGGGATCTCGCTCGAGCTGGTCACCGTGCTCCAGGCCCTCATCGTCATCTTCATCGCCGCGCCCGCCCTGGTGAAGGCGATCTTCCAGCTCCGGGCGGCCCGCGCCGCCCGGCTGCAGACGAGCCTCGCGAAGGGCTGGTGA
- a CDS encoding ABC transporter ATP-binding protein gives MEPGEIHALLGENGAGKSTLMNVLYGLYQPDEGEILVDGEPLKLKGPSDAITAGIGMVHQHFMLVPVFTVAENVMLGAEQVRVPFAGLLDRRRARREVAEVSERYNLRVDPDAVIEDLPVGIQQRVEIVKALTRDVDLLILDEPTAVLTPQETDELLTVMRSLKAAGKSIVFITHKLGEVKAIADRITVIRRGRTVGTAEPTASRDELAALMVGRNVRLTVDKEPARPGKPVLEVAGLVVDDDRQVRAVDGVDLTVHAGEVLGVAGVQGNGQTELIEAIMGLRPTLAGTITLDGESTHGWSTKKVLRAGVGYVPEDRSVDGLVKEFSVAENLVLDIYDRPPFGKGLSLKPDAIAKSAKERIEQFDVRTSSAEAAVGTLSGGNQQKVIVARELSRPLKLFIAAQPTRGVDVGSIEFIHSQVIRERDVGTAVMVVSSELDEVIGLADRIAVMYRGRVIGIVGPDTPREEIGLLMAGITPDTAATTADEGSAAATADEGSAAAPAPEGPGNEDEA, from the coding sequence GTGGAGCCTGGAGAGATCCACGCCCTGCTCGGCGAGAACGGCGCCGGCAAGTCGACCCTGATGAACGTGCTCTACGGGCTCTACCAGCCGGACGAGGGCGAGATCCTGGTCGACGGCGAGCCGCTGAAGCTGAAGGGCCCGTCGGACGCGATCACCGCCGGGATCGGCATGGTGCACCAGCACTTCATGCTGGTGCCGGTCTTCACCGTGGCCGAGAACGTGATGCTCGGCGCCGAGCAGGTCAGGGTGCCCTTCGCCGGGCTCCTCGACCGTCGGCGGGCCCGGCGTGAGGTGGCCGAGGTCTCCGAGCGGTACAACCTCCGGGTCGACCCGGACGCGGTGATCGAGGACCTGCCGGTCGGCATCCAACAGCGGGTGGAGATCGTCAAGGCCCTCACCCGCGACGTCGACCTGCTGATCCTCGACGAGCCGACGGCCGTGCTCACCCCGCAGGAGACCGACGAGCTGCTCACCGTCATGCGGTCGCTCAAGGCCGCCGGCAAGTCGATCGTGTTCATCACCCACAAGCTGGGTGAGGTCAAGGCGATCGCGGACCGGATCACCGTGATCCGGCGCGGACGGACGGTCGGCACCGCCGAGCCGACCGCCAGCCGGGACGAGCTGGCCGCGCTGATGGTCGGCCGCAACGTCCGACTGACCGTGGACAAGGAGCCGGCCCGGCCGGGCAAGCCGGTCCTGGAGGTCGCCGGCCTGGTCGTCGACGACGACCGGCAGGTACGCGCGGTCGACGGCGTCGACCTGACCGTGCACGCCGGTGAGGTGCTCGGCGTCGCGGGTGTGCAGGGCAACGGCCAGACCGAGCTGATCGAGGCGATCATGGGCCTGCGCCCGACGCTCGCCGGCACGATCACGCTGGACGGGGAGTCGACCCACGGCTGGTCCACGAAGAAGGTGCTGCGCGCCGGTGTCGGCTACGTCCCGGAGGACCGCAGCGTCGACGGCCTGGTCAAGGAGTTCTCCGTGGCGGAGAACCTGGTGCTCGACATCTACGACCGGCCGCCGTTCGGCAAGGGCCTGTCGCTGAAGCCGGACGCGATCGCGAAGTCGGCGAAGGAGCGGATCGAGCAGTTCGACGTCCGGACCTCGTCGGCGGAGGCGGCGGTCGGCACGCTCTCCGGCGGCAACCAGCAGAAGGTGATCGTGGCCCGGGAGCTGTCCCGGCCGCTGAAGCTCTTCATCGCCGCCCAGCCCACCCGGGGCGTGGACGTCGGCTCGATCGAGTTCATCCACAGCCAGGTCATCCGCGAGCGCGACGTCGGCACCGCGGTCATGGTGGTCTCCAGCGAGCTGGACGAGGTGATCGGCCTCGCCGACCGGATCGCGGTGATGTACCGCGGTCGGGTCATCGGCATCGTCGGCCCGGACACGCCCCGCGAGGAGATCGGCCTGCTGATGGCCGGCATCACCCCGGACACCGCGGCCACGACCGCGGACGAGGGCAGCGCCGCCGCGACCGCGGACGAGGGCAGCGCCGCCGCCCCGGCCCCCGAGGGCCCTGGCAACGAGGACGAGGCATGA
- a CDS encoding BMP family lipoprotein, translating to MRIASAFVAGGLVLGAAACGEAPDDSKDNAGGNGGKKYSACMVTDVGGIDDKSFNTSAWKGLQEAQKENDNIEIKNVQSKAEADYEVNLTGFVNQKCDFILAVGGLMSDATKKAAAANPNQQFAIVDANPGVANVYPMQFDTAQAAFQAGYLAAGMSKSGKVGTYGGLPIPPVTIFMDGFADGVAYYNKAKSKNVQVLGWDKATQKGSFTNDFVKQDEGKKVSDALVAQGADIIMPVAGGAGLGTTAAAKASGGKYSVVWVDVDGCESTPDCSAIVTTVVKNIPGAVKEAVVKAAGGEKLQAQPGFVGTLANSGVSIAPYHDFDSKVPADLKTEVDKIKADIAAGTITVTSKAQPTK from the coding sequence ATGCGGATCGCCTCCGCCTTCGTGGCGGGTGGCCTCGTGCTGGGCGCCGCCGCGTGTGGTGAGGCTCCGGACGACAGCAAGGACAACGCCGGCGGCAACGGCGGCAAGAAGTACAGCGCCTGCATGGTGACCGACGTCGGCGGTATCGATGACAAGTCCTTCAACACCTCCGCCTGGAAGGGCCTTCAGGAGGCGCAGAAGGAGAACGACAACATCGAGATCAAGAACGTCCAGTCGAAGGCCGAGGCGGACTACGAGGTCAACCTCACCGGGTTCGTCAACCAGAAGTGCGACTTCATCCTGGCCGTCGGTGGCCTGATGTCGGACGCCACCAAGAAGGCGGCCGCCGCGAACCCGAACCAGCAGTTCGCGATCGTGGACGCCAACCCGGGCGTGGCCAACGTCTACCCGATGCAGTTCGACACCGCCCAGGCCGCCTTCCAGGCCGGCTACCTGGCCGCCGGGATGAGCAAGAGCGGCAAGGTGGGCACCTACGGCGGCCTGCCGATCCCGCCGGTCACCATCTTCATGGACGGCTTCGCCGACGGCGTGGCGTACTACAACAAGGCCAAGAGCAAGAACGTCCAGGTGCTGGGCTGGGACAAGGCCACCCAGAAGGGCTCCTTCACCAACGACTTCGTCAAGCAGGACGAGGGCAAGAAGGTCTCCGACGCGCTGGTCGCCCAGGGCGCCGACATCATCATGCCGGTCGCCGGCGGCGCCGGGCTCGGCACCACCGCCGCGGCCAAGGCCTCGGGCGGCAAGTACTCGGTCGTCTGGGTGGACGTCGACGGCTGCGAGAGCACCCCGGACTGCTCGGCGATCGTGACCACGGTCGTCAAGAACATCCCGGGGGCCGTCAAGGAGGCCGTGGTGAAGGCCGCCGGTGGCGAGAAGCTCCAGGCGCAGCCCGGCTTCGTCGGCACGCTGGCCAACTCCGGCGTCTCGATCGCGCCGTACCACGACTTCGACAGCAAGGTCCCGGCGGACCTGAAGACCGAGGTCGACAAGATCAAGGCGGACATCGCCGCCGGCACCATCACGGTCACCTCGAAGGCCCAGCCGACCAAGTGA
- a CDS encoding TetR/AcrR family transcriptional regulator: MPRVSDEHLAARRQQILDAARRCFVRDGFHHTSMQDVIKEAGLSVGAVYRYFPSKNDLITAIAQAVIGTADAAFADLSTAEPPLPLIGVLDRALTFVDTQLGPDGVLPLALQVWSEAQRDPVLAEFVAATYTRLRGHFVTAARRARDTGELPPNADPDAVGAALFGLVPGYFTQRILTGYPDRATYLTGARTLLP; encoded by the coding sequence GTGCCACGCGTGTCCGACGAGCACCTCGCCGCCCGCCGCCAGCAGATCCTCGACGCGGCCCGGCGCTGCTTCGTGCGCGACGGCTTCCACCACACCTCCATGCAGGACGTGATCAAGGAGGCCGGGCTCTCGGTCGGCGCGGTCTACCGCTACTTCCCCAGCAAGAACGACCTGATCACGGCCATCGCCCAGGCGGTCATCGGCACCGCGGACGCGGCCTTCGCCGACCTGTCCACCGCCGAGCCGCCACTGCCGCTGATCGGTGTGCTCGACCGCGCCCTGACCTTCGTCGACACCCAGCTCGGCCCGGACGGCGTGCTGCCGCTGGCGCTACAGGTGTGGAGCGAGGCGCAGCGGGACCCGGTGCTGGCCGAGTTCGTCGCGGCCACGTACACCCGGCTGCGCGGCCACTTCGTGACCGCCGCCCGGCGGGCGCGCGACACCGGCGAGCTGCCCCCCAACGCCGACCCCGACGCGGTCGGCGCGGCCCTGTTCGGCCTGGTCCCCGGCTATTTCACCCAGCGCATCCTCACCGGCTACCCCGACCGCGCCACCTACCTGACCGGCGCCCGCACCCTCCTGCCCTGA